Below is a genomic region from Candidatus Dependentiae bacterium.
TTCAACGTTTGGGAAGATTCTTGCCACTCTGCTGCGTCGACGTATCTCTGCGTTAACTCGTTCAGCCATATTCGAAGTGCGTAAGCGACGTCGATGTTCAGAAGGAAAGTGAAACACGGTCAGTCCTTCAGTAATATTTTCTTCCATCCATTGCGATAATGGTGGCATATCTTTTTGATAATAATCGATAGCCAACTTTAACAATCTTTCCGCTTCCGACTTGTTTTGTGCATTAAAAATAGCCCGGAGAGTTTCAGCCACTTCTCTTTTACGACTGTGTTTAGTGACATAAGCTTGTGCATTTTGCTGTAAATGAAACTGACAGCGTTGCCAAGGAATGCTGGGGAAAACCGCTTTTAAGGCTGCTTTTAACCCAACGTGGGCATCACTAATAATCAACTCAAGACCGTGCAACCCGCGTTTCACTAAAGACTCTAAAAACGTTCGCCAGTGGACTTCTGCTTCAGATAAGGAAACTGAAATACCTAAAACTTCTCGTTTACCGTGCTCATTAATGCCATAGGCAATCAGTACAGCGCTATCAACAACACATCCTTCTCGGCGAACTTTTTCATAGCGTGCATCAACAAATAAAAAACGATAACTACCTAGTAACCGGGTTTTCCAAGATCTTAACTCTTCGTCTAGTAGCTTTGATGCACGGCTAACTTCTGTACTGGTTACCTGCAACCCACACAATTCTTGTAACACTTTTTCAACTTTCCTCGTCGAAACACCTTGCACGTACATCTCAGCTAAAGCAATTTTTAAGGCACGCTCAGAGCGAACTCCCTTTTCCAAAAAAGAGGGATAAAAATCCGAGCTTCGCACTTG
It encodes:
- a CDS encoding IS256 family transposase, which encodes MAVRVNDTKISEAVKLIVEKGFDGMAEAVQILFNEAMLIERNRYMQVEPYERSELRQDYANGFKPKQLKTKLGELSLQIPQVRSSDFYPSFLEKGVRSERALKIALAEMYVQGVSTRKVEKVLQELCGLQVTSTEVSRASKLLDEELRSWKTRLLGSYRFLFVDARYEKVRREGCVVDSAVLIAYGINEHGKREVLGISVSLSEAEVHWRTFLESLVKRGLHGLELIISDAHVGLKAALKAVFPSIPWQRCQFHLQQNAQAYVTKHSRKREVAETLRAIFNAQNKSEAERLLKLAIDYYQKDMPPLSQWMEENITEGLTVFHFPSEHRRRLRTSNMAERVNAEIRRRSRVARIFPNVESCERLVGAIVMEISEDWIAGKVYLNLI